The following proteins are co-located in the Candidatus Thermoplasmatota archaeon genome:
- a CDS encoding thioredoxin family protein — protein sequence MKIEILGTGCPKCKATEKIVRKVIEELGRDAEVVKIEDLQEIVNRGVMLTPAVVVNGEVKIVGHVPTAEEIRKIIS from the coding sequence ATGAAAATAGAGATACTTGGGACTGGTTGTCCGAAATGTAAGGCTACTGAGAAAATAGTACGAAAAGTTATCGAAGAACTCGGCAGAGATGCAGAGGTTGTAAAAATTGAAGATCTGCAGGAAATTGTGAATCGTGGTGTGATGTTGACACCAGCAGTTGTCGTAAACGGTGAGGTTAAAATCGTTGGCCATGTTCCAACAGCTGAAGAGATTAGAAAAATTATTAGCTAA